The sequence below is a genomic window from Pirellulales bacterium.
ATCTGCGGGCGTTCCAAATATTTGGCGCCCTCTTGAATGCTCATCCGCCCCGCCACTTCGCTCATCGGCGTCAATAGCGGCAAGCGGCCTTGATCGTCGGCCAACGTTTCGTAGGCCACCGCCACGGCGCCACTGGTCAGCACCGCCTCGGTCAACGTGCGGTCGGCCGCGAAATGAAAGTAAGTGAACACAACCTGCCCGCGCCGCAGCAGGGGCCATTCGGCGGCCAGCGGTTCCTTGACCTTTACGATCATCTCGGCCCGCGCGAAGACCTCGGTGGCCTGTTCGATGAGCTCGGCCCCTTGCGCGGCGTACTGATCGTCGGCGATGCCCGAGCCAAGCCCCGCCCCCACCTCGACCAGCACCCGATGGCCAGCCCGCGTCAACTCCTCGACGCCGACCGGCAGCATGGCCACTCGATACTCGTCGCGCTTGATCTCTTTCGGTACGCCGATGATCACGCGGCGGTCACTCCCCATTTTTCTCGGCGCTGGCGGCCGCGTTTTCACGCGCCACATGATCTTGCGCCACTGGGTCAGCCTCGTCGGCGCCGTTTGCTTCGTCTTCGGCCACCGCCGCCACGCCGACCGAATCGCGCCGCAATTGCGGCAATCCGTAGTGCGCTTGTTCCCCTTCCAGCTTCACGTCGTCCAACTCGGCGGCGTCGACTTCTTTACGCAACAGCAGATAGATGGCGGTCGACGCGCTCCAAAAGTACGACACGCCAAAACCCAATGCCAGATATTGCACGCAGGCGACCCAGAAGCCAAGCACCGCCACGCCGGCGCGCCCCACGCCGCTAAACGTGGGCGCCTCCGCAGTGGCGTCGACCATCGGTGTCGGGCCAAACCACGCCAGCGGCGCAGTCACGCTCGGTAGCTCGCTGACCACTTGCGCCATACGCGCGCCACCGGTCGACCAGCTTGCCCCCCACAAGCTGAGCAGCACGACGCCGCTGGTGAACAGCGTCACCACGGCCGAGGCCAACAGCCCCAAGATGCAAACCACCACCACGTAGCCCAGATAATGTAGCGGGCGCTGATACACATAGGCGTACGTGCGCGACAGCGCGTCAAAGCTGTCGGTCCCCTCCACGCTGATCGTCGACCACATGAGCGGCCAGCCAAACGCCAAGCCGACCAGAAAGACCATCATCACCAGTCCCGCCACCAGACAAAGTGGCCACGCCAGCGACAGCGCCAAGATGCCCGCGTCGAAACGCATCAACCAGCCGACCGCCACGATTGGCAGGGACAACAGCGCCACGCCCACCAGCGGAAACAGCGGCGCCCAAAAATAGGCGCCGTACTTCTTTAGCGTGTGGCGATGCGCCGCGCCCAGCGCCACACGCTCTTCGCGCGCCAATCGCACCGCCGCGATGTGGGTGATGATCCCGCCGCAATAGCTCCACACCGCCACCGTCCATAAGCCGCAAAGCAAGGCGTAGGTAAAGCCCACCACGTTCAATTGCGGATCGAAGATCGACCGCAGCGGCCGGCTGAGCATCGACCACGAACCGAGAAACTCCAGCGGCAACCAGCGTCCCCCGGGCATGTAACTCGTCCCGGCCACTTCCACTCCGCCAGGGATTCGCGCCTGCACCGAAGCCGTCTCGGGCGCCGAGGCGCGCAGGCTCCAATCGCCAGAGCCCAGTCGCTGTTGCAACTGGGTCATTGCCGGATCGTCGCCACCGTCAAAGACATTGCCCAGCGCCCACCAGCCGACGACCGTGAGCCACAGGCCTAGCGCGCCGACAACCAATAGTCGCGGATCGAGCGCCACCCGCGGCGCGCGCAACAACAGCAGTGCCGGGAACCGCTCGCGCCAGTCGGGCTGCGAGGCCCACTCGACATCGGGGCCAGGATAAGAATTGGTCTCGGGCGTCTCAGCGCTGGTCATGGCTAAATCCTCCCAATCTCGTTGAGCGAACGAGACTTACGCGCAGAGATTATAGGTCAGCCAGACAGGGGAGCAAGGCGAGTTCCATGTCTCACGGCTCGTCAGCTTGCGGATCCCCAGCATTGTCGGCAATGCGCACATTGCCGCTACTGGCGTTGGTGACTCGTTCGGGGCCGGCGAACACGTTTCCGGTAATCACGGCGCGGCGCACCGCTTTGCCGAGCGATACCTGAGCGGCGTTTTGCTGCCGGAACTCGCATCCCCGCACCAGCACAGTTCCGCTTTGAACATCGAGCGCCGCGCGACCATCGCCTGGCCGATCCCATTCCACGAAGGTGCAATCGCCGAAGCCCACCGTGCCTTTGCCGGCGATTCGGGCAATTTGATCGCATTTGCCCCAGAACGCGCTGTTCACAAACCGCACCGTGCCGCGGTTGGTATCCTCGACTTCCACCATGGTCGGATCGGCGCCGTGAAAAGCCACGAACTCGCCGTTGGTAATCAGCAGCCCGAACGGCGCGCAGTTTTCAACGAGCACCGCTCGCAAACAATCGTCGGCGCCGATCCCCAAAAAATTGCCGTTGCAAACCCCCGATTTGCTTTGCGCGAACTTGTACCCCACCTTGTAGCCGAAGCAGAACGTGTTGAGCACATACTGCCAGTCGGTGCGAGCAAAGACAAACGCCTCGCCGTTAGCCATTTGCCACTCGCGCATCTTGGGGTGCATGCTCCACCAGGGGTTGAAGTGGACGTTTTCAATGCGGCCGACGTCGTAGATTGCGTCGACCAACACGCCCCGGCGCAGTGGTTGGCCCGAAACGTTGCGAATCAAATGCCGTTCGTTCTGAGTGGCGTCGATGCCGTTGTAAGGATTGAGTAGTTCGACGTCGAGCAGCGCGGGGTTCTTGCCCCGCATCGCCACGGCCCAGGGATAGGGCCGCGGCGCTTCGTCCCGCTTTTGATCGGGGTAGTAGAGCACCAACCCCTTGAGCGTGCTGTTGGTGTTGAGCGTAATGAACGGCGGTCCGTTTTCGCTGCCGGCGTCCGCCGTGACCAACAGCGTCGTGCCGTCGTCGGTCGGCTTGGGCAAGCCCTCGTCGCGGATGCCATTGTGCGCAGGAACCGATTCCCACACGCCACGCAGCGTCACGCCGCTGGGCACATTCAGTGAACCCCGGCACAAGTACACGCCACGGTTGAGAAGGACCACGCCGCCGCGCGCCCGGCCGGCCGCATCGAGCGCCTTTTGAATGGACTTGGTGACGTCGGTGATCCCATCGCCGACGGCGCCGAATTGCGCAGCATCGTAAATGTCGGGCCGCGATTGCGCCTGGCAATTCGAGCCGCACCACACAGCAAGAAAAAAACAAACCGTCCAAGATTTCGGCATTTGTAGAGAACCCGTCGAGAGAGAATGTGCCGGGTCATGGTGCGCACTAACCAGTTGCCGTTGAATGCCATTTGGGGACAAGGGCTTGCGCTGAGCGCCGCTTGCGCGGTTTAGCCGGCGCATGCGCCCGATGATAATTTCATTTCAGCACGTAAGTCGCGGCGGAAATTAGCGTCCGCATCCAACCTCGTGTTTCAATCCTCATTTGGCGGCGTGTCTGAGGATTCTTCTTCCTCCTCCTCCAAGCGGTAGACCGGCAGGCTATAGTTCTCACCCAGCCAGCGCCCCAGGTCGACCTGTCGGCAGCGCTCGCTGCAAAACGGCACCGTCGCCAATTTGGGGTCGATGGGCTTCTTGCAAGTCGGGCAGCGAATGATCGACATGACCGGGCCGGTACGAGGGAGTCGGCGCGCGAGAAAAGGCTTGCGCTGCCTTATTATGTACCGCGTCGATCGCGCGGCCTCAACCAGCTTGGCCAGCGCCAGTGGGCCAGATTCACGCGCTATGCCGCTTTGTCCTTGGTGTGCGAGCGGGCGGTGAGCAGATGAATCGCAGCCGTTAGCCCATGCACCGCCTCGTCGATTTGCTGCGTCTCGCGCAGCAGTCGCAGGTTGTCGGAGAGCCGCGTCTGTAGTTCGACCAGCTTTCCTTCTCCGCGCATCACGCCAGTGAGCGCCTCGGCCAGTTGACCAAAATCTTGCTTGATGGCGTGCAGTTGATCCACCGTGCTCTTGAGTTGCACTCGATGATCAGTCCGGTTCGCCTCCACGGTCTCCAGGATGCGACGAAATCGCTTCTCGCGCTCCGCGTCCCCGGCGTCCAGTTTCTGGCTCACCCGGTCGAGGCTTCCTTCCCACAACTGCACCTGCATCTGGGTGCGGTCGTCCATCTTCTGATGGATCGACTCCAGCGCCTGCGACCAGATCGTCAACTGTCGAGCGATCGCCGTGTCGATGGCGCTGATCGAAGCCCTGCTGGTCGCCTCCAGCGCCCCCAGGAACGGGGCTATGTTCGCGTCCGCCGCCTCGAAGCGGTTCAAAAGCTCTCGCTCCACGCGGCGGTCGATCTGTCGCAAAATTCCTTTTTCAGTCCGCTCTCCCAAGAAGAGGGCGAACATCATCGTCACGGCCGCCGTCAGCGCTGCCGTCGTGGTGTTGAAGCCGGTGCCGATGCCTCCCACCACTTCCGGCAGTCGATCGGCGATCTGTCCCGCCGACATACCACCCAGCGCGGTGCCGAAGTGCACCACCGTGCCCAAGAAGCCCAAGACCGGCGTGACCCAGGCCACAAATCGCACCAGTCCAAAGTTGGTGAAGGTGCGCTCGTCGTCCTCGTCCGCCAACGAGCGCAAATAGTCGGCAAACTCATCGGCCGAGCCTTTCTCCTCCACATGTGTCAGCGCGGCCAACAAACGCTGGCCCATCCGCGAGTCGCGCAGCCAGCGCGGCATCTCGCCAATCTGGGCCTTCAGCGCCGTGGCCTCGCTTGCCGCCACGCGGCCTGTGCGATGCGGCAACCACTCGTGCTTGAGCGCCATGATCTCGCGCGGATACGACGCCAGACGGAACACAATGTCGGTAATGCCCCAGATAAAGAACGACACGATCACGTACTCCACCGTGTGTTCGGTGGTGTAGCGCGCCAGCAGCGTCCCGCGCATCCGTTCTTGATGGATAAACCAATAGAACGCCAACGTCAGCGCGGCCGCGGTCGCGAACGGAAAGTCGATCCCTTTGAACAAACCGGTACGTCGACTGCCAGACATGGAATCTCCACGCGACAAGGCGCCGGCCGCCGCCAGCGATAACAATTTGAGGGCCGCGGATAAGAAGGAGAATTCGCGTTTTGGTCAAGATCAGCAGTCGATTGGCGCCGTCAATTTCCAACTGCGCGGTGGCTTGGGTTGTTGCCGTAAGTAGCCGCTGCTCAATCGTTTGCGGCCTTGATGCCCGGCGCCTCCCCGAATGTCGCCGGGCAATGAACCGCCTCCTATTTGCTGGCAGTGGGGCAGCGAGGCAGTTATTTTCTTTGCGGCGAACCTCGGTCTCTCGAAAGGTGCTTCCCATGCGAGCAAAGTGTCGCTGGCTGCCTGCCGTCTTGCTGTCACTGGCTTCTCTTACCGCCGTCGCCGCCGAGCAGCAAGCGCGGCTGCCGGGACTCTCTGACAAGGTCGAGGTCTATTTCGACGCCTACGGCAACCCACATATCTACGCCAGCACGGCCGACGACGCCGCCCGCGCGCTCGGCTACCTGCACGCCCGCGACCGGCTTTGGCAGATGGACATGTTTCGTCGGCAGGCCTCGGGCACAACGGCCGAGGTGCTCGGCCGCGACGGGTTGGAGAACGACCGCCTCATGCGCCAGCTTGGCATCCGCCGCGGCTGCGAGGAGCTATGGAAGTCTGATCAGCTTCCCGCCGATCTCAAGGCCGCGCTGGTCGCCTATGCAGAGGGAGTCAACAGCCGGCTGCGCGAACTCGACCCCAAAAAGTTGCCCATTTATTTTCAGGCGCTCGAATATCAACCCAGCGAGTGGACTCCGGTCGATTCGCTCGTCTTCAACAAGTACATGGCCTGGGATCAGTCGGGCACGCTCGACGATCTGTGGTTCGGCGTCATGGTCGAAAAGCTCGGCGTTGAGGCCGCCGAAGAACTGTGGCCGCTCGATCGTCCCTACGAAGAGCCCACGGTTGTCGTCCAGGTGGACCAGCAAAAACTCCCGCCTCAAAAAACCAAGCCCACGGCCTCAGCCGGGTTGAGCGACGCGTACCAGGCCGCGTTCGATCGCCTGTCGCGCGTGACCTCTCCGTTTCGCGGTTTGAGTTACGGCAGCAACAACTGGGCGGTCGATGGCACAAAGACCCGTTCCGGCAAGCCGATCCTGTGCAGCGATCCGCATCTCGGTTTCCATATCCCCGCCATCTGGTACACCGCACACCTCTCGATCGCGGGCAAGAACGTCGCCGGCTGCACCTTTCCGGGTGGGCCGGGCGTCATCATCGGTCACAACGACCACACCGGCTGGGGAATCACCAATCTCCAGGCAGACGCAGTCGACTTGTTTGTCGAAACGATCAACCCAGAAAACTCTCTTCAGTACAAACATCGCGGCGAGTGGAAAGCGCTGCGCCGTGTCTCGGAAAAGATCGCCGTGCGCGGCGAGCCTGAGCAAACGCTCGATATCGATTACACGGTGCATGGGCCACTGATTCAGCGCGAGCCCAAGCCAATCGCCCTCTGCTGGAACGGCCTCGGCCCCACCACCGAGTTTGTCGCTTTCTGGCAGTTGCAAACCGCGCAAACGCTGGAGCAGTTTCTTGCCGCGCTCTCCAAGCTCACGACACCGGGGCTCAACATGGCCTACGCCGATATTCACGGCAACATCGCCATGCACCCCTGCGGCGCCTATCCGCTGCGGTTGCCCGGCGCCGGCCGCGCGCCGCTGGATGGCGCCTCGGGCGAGCACGATTGGCAAGGCATGATCCCCGCCAACGAAATGCCGCTGGCCGTCAATCCCGACTGCCACTATGTCGCCTCGGCCAACGGCAGACCCACCAGCGTCGGCTATCCGCACTACCTGGGCTGGATGTGGGATTGCAGCTATCGCAAACGCCGCATCAATCAGTTGCTCGAAGCAGCCAGCGACCTGACGGTCGAGTCGATGCGCCCCATCCAATTCGATCATTACGACAAGGCGGCGGAGTGCTTTGTCCCGTCGCTCTTGGCCGCGCTCGATGCGGACCTCCAAGATCCCTTGGCGCGCCGTTGCCGCGACACCCTCGCCGAATGGAATTATCAAGCCGATACCAAAACGCTGGCGCCCGTCATTTGGCTGCGCTGGTTTAGCATCTTTCGCGAACAGGTCTGGAACGACGAGTGGGCGCCGCGCGATATCAAACAGCCCGGAGGCTCCTGGGGCTTTAGCGGCACCAACCGGCGCGAGCCCATGATCGAGGTGCTCGAATATCTGACCCGCGAGCATCCTCGCTCTAGCTGGTTCGACGATCGCGCCACGCCGCAGCGCGAAACCCGCGACGACATCGCCCGCCGCTCGTTCCAATTGGCGGTCGAATCGTTGGCCCGCGACTTCGGCCCCGAAATGGACCAGCGCTGGCAGTGGGGCAACATCAATCGGCTGTTCGTACGCTCAATGACCGGCAAGGAAGAGCTGGGTCGCGACGGCGGTCCCGTGGTCGGCACCGCGTACACATCCAATCCCGGCGGCAATATCGGTCGCGTTGGTGGCGGCGCCTCGTATCGCTTGATCGTCGATTTTGGCCACCCGAGTCAGTCGCTCGGCGTCTACCCCGGCGGGCAGAGCGAGATTCCCTTCACCACTCATTATGCCGATCAGATCAAGCTGTGGGCGGCCGGCGAGTACGACACTCTGGCAATGACCAGCGATCCCAGCAAACTTCCCGACGCCGAGAAGAAGTCAAAGCTCGTGCTGAGCGCCAAATAGCGGCGGTCGCCACGCTTAACCCTTGGCGGCCAGCGCCTTTTCAATCGCCTCGTCGAGCGAGCCCTCGAGGCCGCTGTGCCAGGCGACTAGTCCATCGCGCCCAATCACATATTCCGCGGGGATGCCGTTTACGCCAAACGCGGAAAAGGTCGCCCCCGCGCCCAGGCCGGCTGGCCACGGAATGCCGCCGCTCTGGATGAATTCTTTCGATTCGTTGACGGTGTCGGCGCCTTCGGGCGTCACGCCTAAGAACACGACTCCCTGCGACTCGTGCCGGCGATACGTTTCGACCAATTCCGGCGCGTGGGCGCGGCAGGGTCCGCACCAGTAGGCCCAAAAACTCAGCACCAGCACGCGGCCTTGCAGGTCGCCCGCCGTGGGGGCGGGGCCATTGATCCACTCGCTCGCCACGATCTCCGGCGCGGGACTCCCCGGCGCCAGCAGGTTGCCTTGCGATCCCGGACCGCAGCCCAATACCAATAGCGCCAAGGCGAAACAGCCGGCGCCGAACACCAGCGGAGGCGAAAGTTTCATGGCCATAGGCTCCAGCGGCGAGTTGGGATTCGACTTCCCCTGCGAGAAATGTACGCTCACATTAGTTGGTTTGCCAATACTCTACTGGCGTTAAAGCTCATGTTGCCGCACCGCTTGTTGCTCCGTTTTCTGCTGGTGTTTGGCGTGCTTTACGCGCTGGTGGCGGCGGTGTCGATTGCGCTGATTATGCGCTGGGAGCGCGACCGCCTAGCCGCCGATTTTCGCCAATCTCTGCGCGAAATCGCCGCCGCCGCCGTCCCTGCTGATTGGCCGCCGCGAGACGAAGCCGCCGCCGCCGATTTGCAGGCGAGCGTCACCCGGTTGGCCGCCCCGCTGCGAGCGCGGCTGACCATCCTCGATCAGTCGGGCGCCGTGATCGCCGATTCCGATGGCGATCCCTCGCACGTTCCCAATCAATCGCGTCAGTCAGAGTTATTGGCCGCCGCCCGGCAGGGCGAGGGGATCGCCACCCGCGATGGCCAACCCGGCGACGAATTGGTTTGGTTCGCCACGAAGTTCAATGCGGCCGTGCGCCCCGGCTATGTCCGCGCCAGCCGCACCTGGGCGCCGCAGCGACAGTCGCTTGGCTCGCTCCGCAACCGCTTGCTGGCGCTGGCTGCCGCCGGCGCGCTGGTATTGATCGCCGCCACCTGCGTGCTGGTCGTGCCTCTCACACGCGCCGCCGGCGCCTTGGCCGCCAGCGCTCGGGCGATGACGCGCGGCGATTTCTCGCGCTCCGCGCCCAGCGAGTCGGTCGGCGAAGTGGCCGATTTGGCGCGCTCCTTCGAACAGGCCCGGCTCGAACTCGCCGCGCAGGTCGAACGACTGCGGGCCAATAGCGATCGCCTCACCAGTGTGCTCGGCGCCATGAGCGAAGGGGTCGTGGCCATCGATCCGCGCCGCCGCATTCTGTTCGCCAACGGCGCCGCCCGCGCGCTGCTCGAATTCGCCACGTCCGAGGTCATTGGCCGACCGTTGCTCGAAGCCGTTCGCCACCGAGAAATTCACGAAACCGTGGAGCAGGCCTTTGCCGCTGAAGAACCGTGCTTTCGCGAGATCGAAGGGCAGGGGACCACGCGCCGTGTGATCGCCATGCACGCGCGGCGGCTTCCCGGCGCGCCCAGTCCCGGCGTGTTGCTGGTAGCGCACGACGTCACCGAACTGCGCCGCCTGGAGAAGTTGCGCCAGGAGTTTGTGGCCAACGTCTCGCACGAGCTGAAAACTCCGCTCACTGTCATCAAGGCCTTTGCAGAAACCTTGCTCGATGGCGCCATCGACGACCGCGAGCACAACCGCGCGTTCGTACTCCAAATCTCCGAGCAGGCAGAGCGCCTCCATCAACTGATTCTCGATCTTTTGAGCGTCGCGCGCATTGAGTCGGGAAATGAGCGCTTCGACTTGCAGCCCTTGCCGCTGGAACCCATCGTTCGCTCCTGCCTCCAGCGATACGCCCCGACCGCGGAGGCCAAGCGCGTGGCGCTTACGGCAGGCGCGTCGCTCGCGGGCCTACAGATCTACGCCGACGAAGAGGCCGTTCGCGAAATCCTCGATAATCTCGTCGACAACGCGATCAAGTACACCCCCGACGGCGGCCAAGTCGAAATACGCTGCCAGGCCGAAGCCGCGCTGGTCCGCATCGAAGTGGCCGACACCGGCATCGGCATTCACAGCGACCATCAAGGGCGGATCTTCGAGCGCTTCTACCGCGTCGACAAAGCCCGCAGCCGGGAGCTAGGGGGCACCGGACTGGGACTGTCGATCGTCAAGCACCTGGTCTCGGCGCTCGGCGGCACGGTCGCCGTCGTCAGCCAGCCGGGCGGTGGCAGCACGTTTGTCGTGCGATTGCCGCGCGTCTGATTGCCCGATTCTCACCAATTCTTCACCGCATCTTCACTGCGGCGACGAATCGTGCCACGGTCCGACGTTGGGAGATGGTGAGCGCGCGCCGTTCGCTACAAGCGGGCTGTTGAAACGCTCAACGGAGCGTTACCGTATGATGGAGGACGCCGTCTTGCGGGCCAATCGCGGATTCGGAGAATGGGAACTGCGAAATCTTGCCTCCTGGTTGCATGGGGCGGGCAAGCTGGCCGACGTGGCCATGATCCGCCTCTTGCCCCCACGCGCAGCGCCAGCGCCCAGGGGGATGAATTTCGATACGGAGTTGACTGAGGCCGCTATGACCAAGCATCTGCAGCGCGACATGGAGTCGATCCAGCGAGAAATTCTCGCCCTCTCCGGCATGGTGGAAGAGTCGATTCACCGCGCTCGCCGGGCCTTGCTCGAGCGCCGGCTTGATCTGGCCGCCGAGGTGGTCGAAGAAGACAGCGAGATCGATCGCCGCGAGGTGCATGTCGAGGAAGAGTGTCTCAAGATGCTCGCGCTGCACCAACCGGTGGCCGTCGATCTGCGCCGCATCGCCACCGTGCTCAAGATCAATAGCGACTTGGAGCGCATCGCTGATCTGGCGGTGAACATCGCCGAACGGGCCCAGGCCCTCAGCGAGTACCCCGACATGCCCATCCCCAGCCGCTTGGAACGCATGATCGATCTGGCGACCTTGATGGTGCGCAGCGCGCTCGACGCCTTTGTGAACATGGACGCGCAGGCGGCCCGCCGCGTCTGCACGTTGGACGACGAGGTCGATCGCTACAACTGCGAAGTGATCGACGAATTGCATGAGCAGATGGAGACGCATCCACATCTGATCCGCGCGGCCCTGCATTGCTTCTCCGCATCGCGCCACGCAGAGCGCATCGCCGATCACGCCACCAACATCGCCGAAGACGTCATTTACCTCGTCGAAGGCGAAATCGCCCGACACCGGCACGACGGTATCCATCTGCCGCGCGAGGAAAAAAGCGCATGGCGCTCGCCAAAGTCTTGATCATCGAAGACGACGCCTCGCTGGTGGAGGTGTTGTCATACAACCTCAAGCAGGCCGGCTACGAAGTGCTGGTGGCGCGCGACGGCGCCGATGGCGTCCAGCAGGCCTTGGCCCGCGCTCCCGATCTGGTCATTCTCGACCTGATGCTCCCCTTGATCGACGGGCTGGAAGTGTGCCGCCGCCTGCGGTCGAGTTCCGCCACGCGGCACACGCTCATACTCATGCTCACTGCCCGCGCCGAAGAATCCGATCAAGTGGTTGGTTTCTCTCTGGGCGCGGACGACTACGTGACCAAGCCGTTCAGCGTCAAGGTGCTGTTGGAACGAGTGAAAGCCTTGCGCCGCCGCCGCGACCCGGCGCCAAACGACGGTGAGACACTGCTTGGCCAAGGCATCTCCATCGATCGCGTGCGGCACCGCGCGGCGGCCGGCGGCCGCCCCTTGGGGCTTACCCTCAGCGAGTTTCGCCTGCTCGAAGCGCTGCTGCGTCAACCCGGCCGCGCCTTCAGCCGCGCGGAATTGATCGACTCGGCGCT
It includes:
- a CDS encoding DNA gyrase inhibitor YacG; protein product: MSIIRCPTCKKPIDPKLATVPFCSERCRQVDLGRWLGENYSLPVYRLEEEEEESSDTPPNED
- a CDS encoding MotA/TolQ/ExbB proton channel family protein — encoded protein: MSGSRRTGLFKGIDFPFATAAALTLAFYWFIHQERMRGTLLARYTTEHTVEYVIVSFFIWGITDIVFRLASYPREIMALKHEWLPHRTGRVAASEATALKAQIGEMPRWLRDSRMGQRLLAALTHVEEKGSADEFADYLRSLADEDDERTFTNFGLVRFVAWVTPVLGFLGTVVHFGTALGGMSAGQIADRLPEVVGGIGTGFNTTTAALTAAVTMMFALFLGERTEKGILRQIDRRVERELLNRFEAADANIAPFLGALEATSRASISAIDTAIARQLTIWSQALESIHQKMDDRTQMQVQLWEGSLDRVSQKLDAGDAEREKRFRRILETVEANRTDHRVQLKSTVDQLHAIKQDFGQLAEALTGVMRGEGKLVELQTRLSDNLRLLRETQQIDEAVHGLTAAIHLLTARSHTKDKAA
- a CDS encoding penicillin acylase family protein, with translation MRAKCRWLPAVLLSLASLTAVAAEQQARLPGLSDKVEVYFDAYGNPHIYASTADDAARALGYLHARDRLWQMDMFRRQASGTTAEVLGRDGLENDRLMRQLGIRRGCEELWKSDQLPADLKAALVAYAEGVNSRLRELDPKKLPIYFQALEYQPSEWTPVDSLVFNKYMAWDQSGTLDDLWFGVMVEKLGVEAAEELWPLDRPYEEPTVVVQVDQQKLPPQKTKPTASAGLSDAYQAAFDRLSRVTSPFRGLSYGSNNWAVDGTKTRSGKPILCSDPHLGFHIPAIWYTAHLSIAGKNVAGCTFPGGPGVIIGHNDHTGWGITNLQADAVDLFVETINPENSLQYKHRGEWKALRRVSEKIAVRGEPEQTLDIDYTVHGPLIQREPKPIALCWNGLGPTTEFVAFWQLQTAQTLEQFLAALSKLTTPGLNMAYADIHGNIAMHPCGAYPLRLPGAGRAPLDGASGEHDWQGMIPANEMPLAVNPDCHYVASANGRPTSVGYPHYLGWMWDCSYRKRRINQLLEAASDLTVESMRPIQFDHYDKAAECFVPSLLAALDADLQDPLARRCRDTLAEWNYQADTKTLAPVIWLRWFSIFREQVWNDEWAPRDIKQPGGSWGFSGTNRREPMIEVLEYLTREHPRSSWFDDRATPQRETRDDIARRSFQLAVESLARDFGPEMDQRWQWGNINRLFVRSMTGKEELGRDGGPVVGTAYTSNPGGNIGRVGGGASYRLIVDFGHPSQSLGVYPGGQSEIPFTTHYADQIKLWAAGEYDTLAMTSDPSKLPDAEKKSKLVLSAK
- a CDS encoding TlpA family protein disulfide reductase, whose protein sequence is MKLSPPLVFGAGCFALALLVLGCGPGSQGNLLAPGSPAPEIVASEWINGPAPTAGDLQGRVLVLSFWAYWCGPCRAHAPELVETYRRHESQGVVFLGVTPEGADTVNESKEFIQSGGIPWPAGLGAGATFSAFGVNGIPAEYVIGRDGLVAWHSGLEGSLDEAIEKALAAKG
- a CDS encoding PAS domain-containing protein, with translation MYAHISWFANTLLALKLMLPHRLLLRFLLVFGVLYALVAAVSIALIMRWERDRLAADFRQSLREIAAAAVPADWPPRDEAAAADLQASVTRLAAPLRARLTILDQSGAVIADSDGDPSHVPNQSRQSELLAAARQGEGIATRDGQPGDELVWFATKFNAAVRPGYVRASRTWAPQRQSLGSLRNRLLALAAAGALVLIAATCVLVVPLTRAAGALAASARAMTRGDFSRSAPSESVGEVADLARSFEQARLELAAQVERLRANSDRLTSVLGAMSEGVVAIDPRRRILFANGAARALLEFATSEVIGRPLLEAVRHREIHETVEQAFAAEEPCFREIEGQGTTRRVIAMHARRLPGAPSPGVLLVAHDVTELRRLEKLRQEFVANVSHELKTPLTVIKAFAETLLDGAIDDREHNRAFVLQISEQAERLHQLILDLLSVARIESGNERFDLQPLPLEPIVRSCLQRYAPTAEAKRVALTAGASLAGLQIYADEEAVREILDNLVDNAIKYTPDGGQVEIRCQAEAALVRIEVADTGIGIHSDHQGRIFERFYRVDKARSRELGGTGLGLSIVKHLVSALGGTVAVVSQPGGGSTFVVRLPRV
- the phoU gene encoding phosphate signaling complex protein PhoU; translated protein: MTKHLQRDMESIQREILALSGMVEESIHRARRALLERRLDLAAEVVEEDSEIDRREVHVEEECLKMLALHQPVAVDLRRIATVLKINSDLERIADLAVNIAERAQALSEYPDMPIPSRLERMIDLATLMVRSALDAFVNMDAQAARRVCTLDDEVDRYNCEVIDELHEQMETHPHLIRAALHCFSASRHAERIADHATNIAEDVIYLVEGEIARHRHDGIHLPREEKSAWRSPKS
- a CDS encoding response regulator — its product is MALAKVLIIEDDASLVEVLSYNLKQAGYEVLVARDGADGVQQALARAPDLVILDLMLPLIDGLEVCRRLRSSSATRHTLILMLTARAEESDQVVGFSLGADDYVTKPFSVKVLLERVKALRRRRDPAPNDGETLLGQGISIDRVRHRAAAGGRPLGLTLSEFRLLEALLRQPGRAFSRAELIDSALGDDAMVLERTIDVHIRSLRQKLGAHADVIETVRGVGYRFREHDGAPIEG